From the Homo sapiens chromosome 1, GRCh38.p14 Primary Assembly genome, one window contains:
- the CFHR3 gene encoding complement factor H-related protein 3 isoform 1 precursor (isoform 1 precursor is encoded by transcript variant 1), with the protein MLLLINVILTLWVSCANGQVKPCDFPDIKHGGLFHENMRRPYFPVAVGKYYSYYCDEHFETPSGSYWDYIHCTQNGWSPAVPCLRKCYFPYLENGYNQNYGRKFVQGNSTEVACHPGYGLPKAQTTVTCTEKGWSPTPRCIRVRTCSKSDIEIENGFISESSSIYILNKEIQYKCKPGYATADGNSSGSITCLQNGWSAQPICINSSEKCGPPPPISNGDTTSFLLKVYVPQSRVEYQCQPYYELQGSNYVTCSNGEWSEPPRCIHPCIITEENMNKNNIKLKGRSDRKYYAKTGDTIEFMCKLGYNANTSILSFQAVCREGIVEYPRCE; encoded by the exons ATGTTGTTACTAATCAATGTCATTCTGACCTTGTGGGTTTCCTGTGCTAATGGACAAG TGAAACCTTGTGATTTTCCAGACATTAAACATGGAGGTCTATTTCATGAGAATATGCGTAGACCATACTTTCCAGTAGCTGTAGGAAAATATTACTCCTATTACTGTGATGAACATTTTGAGACTCCTTCAGGAAGTTACTGGGATTACATTCATTGCACACAAAATGGGTGGTCACCAGCAGTACCATGTCTCA gaaaatgttattttccttatttggaaaatggATATAATCAAAATTATGGAAGAAAGTTTGTACAGGGTAACTCTACAGAAGTTGCCTGCCATCCTGGCTACGGTCTTCCAAAAGCGCAGACCACAGTTACATGTACGGAGAAAGGCTGGTCTCCTACTCCCAGATGCATCCGTGTCA GAACATGCTCAAAATCAGATATAGAAATTGAAAATGGATTCATTTCCGAATCTTcctctatttatattttaaataaagaaatacaatataaatgtaaaCCAGGATATGCAACAGCAGATGGAAATTCTTCAGGATCAATTACATGTTTGCAAAATGGATGGTCAGCACAACCAATTTGCATTA attcttcagAAAAGTGTGGGCCTCCTCCACCTATTAGCAATGGTGATACCACCTCCTTTCTACTAAAAGTGTATGTGCCACAGTCAAGAGTCGAGTACCAATGCCAGCCCTACTATGAACTTCAGGGTTCTAATTATGTAACATGTAGTAATGGAGAGTGGTCGGAACCACCAAGATGCATAC aTCCATGTATAATAACtgaagaaaacatgaataaaaataacataaagttaaaaggaagaagtgacagaaaatatTATGCAAAAACAGGGGATACCATTGAATTTATGTGTAAATTGGGATATAATGCAAATACATCAATTCTATCATTTCAAGCAGTGTGTCGGGAAGGGATAGTGGAATACCCCAGATGCGAATAA
- the CFHR3 gene encoding complement factor H-related protein 3 isoform 2 precursor (isoform 2 precursor is encoded by transcript variant 2) — protein sequence MLLLINVILTLWVSCANGQVKPCDFPDIKHGGLFHENMRRPYFPVAVGKYYSYYCDEHFETPSGSYWDYIHCTQNGWSPAVPCLRKCYFPYLENGYNQNYGRKFVQGNSTEVACHPGYGLPKAQTTVTCTEKGWSPTPRCIRVNSSEKCGPPPPISNGDTTSFLLKVYVPQSRVEYQCQPYYELQGSNYVTCSNGEWSEPPRCIHPCIITEENMNKNNIKLKGRSDRKYYAKTGDTIEFMCKLGYNANTSILSFQAVCREGIVEYPRCE from the exons ATGTTGTTACTAATCAATGTCATTCTGACCTTGTGGGTTTCCTGTGCTAATGGACAAG TGAAACCTTGTGATTTTCCAGACATTAAACATGGAGGTCTATTTCATGAGAATATGCGTAGACCATACTTTCCAGTAGCTGTAGGAAAATATTACTCCTATTACTGTGATGAACATTTTGAGACTCCTTCAGGAAGTTACTGGGATTACATTCATTGCACACAAAATGGGTGGTCACCAGCAGTACCATGTCTCA gaaaatgttattttccttatttggaaaatggATATAATCAAAATTATGGAAGAAAGTTTGTACAGGGTAACTCTACAGAAGTTGCCTGCCATCCTGGCTACGGTCTTCCAAAAGCGCAGACCACAGTTACATGTACGGAGAAAGGCTGGTCTCCTACTCCCAGATGCATCCGTGTCA attcttcagAAAAGTGTGGGCCTCCTCCACCTATTAGCAATGGTGATACCACCTCCTTTCTACTAAAAGTGTATGTGCCACAGTCAAGAGTCGAGTACCAATGCCAGCCCTACTATGAACTTCAGGGTTCTAATTATGTAACATGTAGTAATGGAGAGTGGTCGGAACCACCAAGATGCATAC aTCCATGTATAATAACtgaagaaaacatgaataaaaataacataaagttaaaaggaagaagtgacagaaaatatTATGCAAAAACAGGGGATACCATTGAATTTATGTGTAAATTGGGATATAATGCAAATACATCAATTCTATCATTTCAAGCAGTGTGTCGGGAAGGGATAGTGGAATACCCCAGATGCGAATAA